In Cicer arietinum cultivar CDC Frontier isolate Library 1 chromosome 7, Cicar.CDCFrontier_v2.0, whole genome shotgun sequence, the genomic window aatgcttTTATCACATAAGACTTTGTatagaatttattattatttctatcaTAGAGATAATGAGAGTAAATTCAGAATAGACTTTGTATAAGTTGTTGCAGGTGggtgaaaatgattttgaataaattttattatcagCATATCATAAATTGTTTCTAaagtttatttataaacatttgctcaagaatttattttattatcagcATATCATAAATTGTTTCTAaagtttatttataaacatttgctcaagaatttattttattatcagcATATCATAAATTGTTTCTAaagtttatttataaacatttgctcaagaatttattttattatcagcATATCATAAATTGTTTCTAaagtttatttataaacatttGCTCAAGAATTTATTTAACAAGACAAACTTTAGTAGGATTTTCCAAGTGTCAGgataacttttaattttcaaacaacaaaaattgacttTGCTCGTACCAGatcaaaacaaacatttaatttaaagcTCATTAAGGGAAATTTGTAGAATCTCTCATGTAATCCAAATGATCACCCCCTCCCtaagatgagaagaaaatattattggtGGTCCATCTATGAAGTCTTGTTGCTATTGCTACAAGGTGTAGCTTTTTTGGAATAGGGTCAGAACTTAACTACTAACATATTTTTTTGCtgaaaatatttatgtcataATTTTAGAATGAGAAGATGATGTCAATATACTAAATCGAACCTACAACATGTCAGATTAAATAAGTGTCTTTTTAGTACTAGAGTTAGTTAACTACtaatattaacatttgtttataaaaaatatatatattcaagtaatccatatgtaaaaaaaaaaatcacacaaTGCATATGACTAATTACCAATTTTTTGaatcataattattaattactaattaaataatacaaaatacTCATGTTAACTATATTACTGAAATATGCTACTATATATTTACATATTCCTATGTTAACTAATTTATCTAAAATCTATAAATACAATATCCGTCTATATTCTGCACAAACAATACACTTAGGTACCTCACTCTATGATGTTCTTTTTCTTGAAAATACTTCACTGTATGATCTAGCCATAGTTGAAGCttggttaatttaaaaaataaaaataaaaattatgggtGGACAACGAATTTTTTggatttatgaaaaaaaaaatttaaaataactcaacttttgaattttctaaaaattaaaatagtaaaatgcgattttattttttattttttattttagtttaaatgtGTGGCAAAGGGTTAGCTAGGATGTAGGGTAGAATAGTGTTTATCTGAGTATTCTACCCTATACCTCCAGACTTAAACCTGTCACTCATTCGATTAacgtaaaaaatataattgtatttttttaaaatctttaattttttttattacttattttttcaCCTCATCTTtcgaaactttaaaaaattaatcataacttttaaatattttcaaattttaaaaataaaaaaagtaagtgCATTCGAATTTTTCATACAttcgaaataaattttttcaagtttcaaaagttatgataaacattttaaagtttcgaaagaggaagtgaaaaaaataagtgataaaaaaaattaaaagttttataaaataataaaattgtattttcaagtTGATGGACGGCAGATTTAGACGTGGGTTGCATGTTAGAATACTCGTTTATCTTGTGGCTTTTGTACCAGGCACCCCCCCAATTTGACCTGCCACCCCCCagtattttttaaagactaaaatacccCTTTGTAAAacagtataatattattttaaaaattaccattcagatttcacaccccaccaccttcgaaaatttagaaaaaaaatgttggattcgaaagtttaaaattttcgaaatgaattttagtaagttactcgaaacttttgctattttaaaaccttcgaaatgcagtttatttcaaaaaagacaaattttcaaaactttggataaatgccaaattttcgaaatagacAGTATTCGAAATTTTGCTtgcatttgaaagtttcgaaatagagTTATGCTTCGAAAATTTGGCTTttgatgaaacttttgaaatgtaGTTTCGAAACTTACAAATCTTCGAAATGCATTTTGTTCTTCGAAAGTTTGCATTTtcaccaaagtttcgaaatgtatgTAAGTTTCGAACTTTTCATTAAgttaaagtttcgaaatgtattttattatttttttaaattcaatatttatgttagaaattatttttaatttttttttaaattaaatatttaaaatattatatttaattaaatttgttactaattttgaaattaggtatgagtagagttgatgtttctgcttcaaaaaatgttatagattctacagaaaaattcaccactgatcaggtattattattactactgaTGATTCATCAccgattaaatttttattatagcgatatagttaatgttttatttgaaacgtattttgtaggtattttcttctcgagaagctgtatttgaatgggcaaaaaccattggaagacaaaattgaattttaattgttaccattcgatcagataaagcaaacggaattaggggaagaaaagacaaattgattttgggatgcgaaagaggtggaagatataaatcagaATCAAAAAAATCAGTAACTTGCTCTCATAAGGAAAACTGTCCATTTACTCTCAGATGTGTACCATTAAGTGGcggtgaaggatggaaaattagtgttcgttgtgggACACACAATCATGAATTACTTGATACTGTAACCGGTCATTCctatttggggcgtttaaacgaagaagagaggaaatttgtcaatgatatgacaaagtataagcttgcacccagattcattctaaatgctttgaaagtgAGAAATGAAACCAATGTCACTATTcccagtcaaatatataaagcaaggagtacttatcgatcatcattgagaggtccgtacacagaaatgcagcatctgttgaagttaatacaacaagaaaattatgtgcattggacaagaagacgggaaaattctaatattttgagagataaataaccttaaacaaattaaataaacaacaaattaaataaagttaattaaataaccttaaacaaatatttgaataaataaatttaaataaatttaactaaacaattaattaaataaacNNNNNNNNNNNNNNNNNNNNNNNNNNNNNNNNNNNNNNNNNNNNNNNNNNNNNNNNNNNNNNNNNNNNNNNNNNNNNNNNNNNNNNNNNNNNNNNNNNNNNNNNNNNNNNNNNNNNNNNNNNNNNNNNNNNNNNNNNNNNNNNNNNNNNNNNNNNNNNNNNNNNNNNNNNNNNNNNNNNNNNNNNNNNNNNNNNNNNNNNNNNNNNNNNNNNNNNNNNNNNNNNNNNNNNNNNNNNNNNNNNNNNNNNNNNNNNNNNNNNNNNNNNNNNNNNNNNNNNNNNNNNNNNNNNNNNNNNNNNNNNNNNNNNNNNNNNNNNNNNNNNNNNNNNNNNNNNNNNNNNNNNNNNNNNNNNNNNNNNNNNNNNNNNNNNNNNNNNNNNNNNNNNNNNNNNNNNNNNNNNNNNNNNNNNNNNNNNNNNNNNNNNNNNNNNNNNNNNNNNNNNNNNNNNNNNNNNNNNNNNNNNNNNNNNNNNNNNNNNNNNNNNNNNNNNNNNNNNNAATATTGCGAATAATTTGGCCGAAAGCACCTCTCATCCTAGGCActgcaacatataaatatataaatattaaaaaaaattataaacaataaaaaatcaatgtaacaaatatataaaaatatattaataatatataaatgtaataatatataaataatatgtccAATTtcgtttcaaaaaattataaataatatataaaagtacGTTTCGAACCtttcctagatccaaaccttcgaaactgtgtttcgaaactttctcagatccaaactttcgaaattaggtttcgaaactttcccagAACATTTCGAAAGTATCCCTGACCTtgcatttcgaagatttcaaattcaagaaacttccgaaagtttcttgtttcgaagatttcaaaatGTTCGAGgaatgcatttcgaaagtttcaaaaattgcaAATTTTCGAAAGGAAACTTACTTTTGCGTTTCGAATCTTTGAGATCTTCGAAGGTTGGGTTGAATCTGGAtcgaatatttgaaattttcgaatgaTTTGGTGAAAAGTGTgggtaaaattttttttttggtttttatatatGTGATGGAGGGTAAAATTGTCTTTTAATCATAACTGGGGGGGTGGCAGGTCAAATTGGGGGGGTGCCTGGTACAAAACTCTTATCTTGTTCTATTATATTAAAAGGGCCCACAATTAGAATAAAACGCAAATAAAGCCCAATGAGATAAATCACCGTTGGGCCCAATATTACAAACCCTAATCCCATTCATCACCTCTTCAACGGAATGCATGCTATAAAAACGGAGCAGTGGAGGAGGGAAGCATCATTCGTCACTCTAGGGTTTGATACTCTCTCTAtttctcctttttatttttgtttatgtaaATCTTTTCGTCTTAGGGTGTATTATTTTTGCTGTTTTTCAAATCAATATTTGTTATTCACGATTGAAAGAATCCAGACATAGTCAGGTATCTACCTTGTTTATGGTTGGTAGAGACCGTTACATGTCTGGGAAATGAAATTGAAAGAGAATGAATCAGATGAATTTGGGgtttccctttttttttctgattAATCTCTTTCATAAGGCGTTCATCGTTGCCCAataatacatattattattatttgagcTACATCTGGACTCTACATTACATTAACACacatttctttttctatttttttttttaattttgatatctATAGGATTACATATAAATCTACTACCCTAATTATCTAGTTTTTTTTCCAGATATTTACTTTTtagattattatattttattttcgtttttaatttatttttataataatattagataTACTTTCAGCTATTGATAGATTTGTGAATGATTTCAACAGTtgaataataacatataaatctGTTGTTTTTATTGAATTGGGTCTATATGCAATGGGTGGACCCGGTTTTCCAATCAAGATTGGACTGTCCATAATTTAAGATCggaatttttatctaaaaaaaatcaaaacctgTTTTGAAATCTGGACTATCCGATTGATATTGGATGATTGTGATGACTACGTGATAtccttattttttatgattctCGCCGGAAATTTGGACCTTGGATGTTACCGATCAATGATTACAGATACAATatataaattgttataaaacattattattattaaagaaaagaaaaatatcacagTAACGTTGTTGGGTTTCAGGCTTTAGCACTGGATCTAACTTAAGATAACCATTAAGTTGTTTTTTTAGCACTGAATTTAACTCAAGATAAGCAGCAACTAAAAATTAGAtcagtttaattaatttttaactgaTGATTAGTTTTTCTAAATCCATAATACAATAATATGATTAATATACATAACATGATAATTGTAATGTCTTTTAAAACACAGGATACAAGATTTTGATTCTCATATTTAAAGTCTAGGTAAGTTAATTAGTCCTTTCCttagattttaatttgtaaCTACCAGGGGCAATAGTCCTGTCCTCTAACTAGAAATTTTGGTTtgcataaattttttgaaaacaaaagaaTCCTTAACTAGCAATTTGGTGTAAAACATTAGTTTTTATTTGgattttaaatttaagaaataTCATAATGCTCAAATTGTTTAAAGTAAATCAAAATGATCTTATGTCAATTATTTTAAGGAGATTTTTGCTCACGGGTTAGAAGTATTTTGACGTGTGTTAAACAATTTGATGGAATTCTCTAAATTTGAAGATTCAAAATGATGGTTTATTGAGAACTATTTAgataaaaagtattaaaataaatggaTCATACAAGTAGAATTTTAGCTAATTTTTTACTAGAACTTATAGATTTGTATTCCTAAGGTCCCTTTTTCTTGGAATAAGAGTTAAGATAAAAAAACTTGATGGAATGTATAAATATTGGATGGATGAGTAGGGCACCTATTGTACGTTCCAGTTTTAGAGTATTAAGCTTCATAGTATTGATCATAAGAAATGTACCTCCTTTTTGTAGGGGTATGGACTTTAAAGAGGCTGTTAAGGACAAAGACCATTGGGATGGGACTCTCTCTTTAAATGATTTTTCCCTTTCTGCTTCTACATTCTCTGACAAGTGGAAAATGTTCAATCCTTCCTTTCCACCATGGCTGTGGACTCCTTGGCCAAAACATCGTTTGAGTTCTTCTCATAAGGAAGGATACTTATCACTGGAGAATGTGTGCCTTGTAAAATCACATGAGGTCTGCCACCAATTTAGTGTAAATCTAATTTTCTTGAAATGAAGATTAAAATCAAGTTGTGCACACAAAAAAAGGAAGATCAAAATCAAGTGAATATTTAGTTATAAAACTAATTTAGTGTAACTGTCATTAcagaaagagaaagaagaatGCAACATAAGTCTGACATGCAAAGAAGTGAGCAACATCTCACATAGAGAAGAAGAGCCCTTTGATCATGCAACTTTAGTTTGTATGGCCTAATTGGTATTAGTATTCCATATTTGAATTGCATGCAGTTGACTTGATATGTGGCTGTTCAACTAAGATAAGACAGTTTAGATTTCAAGTTTATCATTtcatgtttaaaaataaaaatagcatGATATCTAGACCTTCGGATTTTATTCGGAACGGCCACAGATATGCGAACTGCATGAGTGCATGTAGTTTTGAGTCTTCTGCGTACAATCCAAATTCTAGTATTTCTAAGCTAACTTACTTTTatctcataaaataaatttggatcCTATGCAGTTTCAGTACTTTTCCTTACCCAACTACTTACATAACTTATGTCTTCCTTTCTACTAGGTCCTGGGTATGAAGTAAACCACTATGATTTTCACATTGTCTACAGTCCTTCATTTAGGGTTCCAGTGTTGTACTTCCGGTCATACCACAGTGGTATGTTCACTTTACTATCTGTGGAGTTGTGTATGATAAATATCTTAATGGATATGTAAATATAAACTATCAAAACAATTAAGTTTGAAAACCAAGACTACATTATGGTTGTTTAATTAACTAGGTTGTTTGAAGTGATCCTCTGATCTTATTACATCATTTATGCTATTGAATGTGGATACTACAATTGCTGGTTTTCCTGGTGGTattgaatattttgaataataatgatttaaaacttagctttaaaataaaaaggtttCTTGCTTGAATATCACATAAATGATTTTTGATTATGTAGATGGACAACCTTTGCCGTTCAGTGAAATTGAAAAGGACCTTCCTGGTCATTCTGCAGAGTTGCTACTGGAATCCAAATGGACATTTATAACTCAAGAAGTAAATAACTtgtttctatatttttccttttctttaaaTGCTTgtgttttaactaatttttgttttcttataatTTACATGAATAATAATGTACTAGTATTTTGTTACTGTTGGAAATATAATGAAAAGTACATCAAATTTTGTTCCATATGGTCCTTGCTTTTGTTTATAATCCCTCTTCTATACATTATATTTAATGGTTTCAATTTTAAATCTTGCAGGAACACCCATATTTGAATAGGCCATGGTACAAGTTACATCCATGTGGGACAACCGACTGGATGAAATTGCTCTGCAATAACAATACATCTTTGAACAAAAACTTTATTGAACAATATCTGGTTTCTTGGTTCTCAGTTGTCGGGCAAGTGGTTGGTCTTAAAACTCCGTTGGGAATGCTCGATACTGTCGTTTCAAATGAATCTTAGACGCGCAGCACACATGCTTACTAGAGAATGAAACAAtggaaaagagagagaaaaaagttTCTCATCATTTGTAAGATGTTGTCCCAACATTATGTGATGGAGGAAGGGATGTGTTTGCTGTTGTCAATGGTAGAAATGCAGGAGAAAAACTTGTGGAGAAGTTGAGACCTGTTTCTAGTAGAAATTAGTGGAATTCACTCCTTCTATGTTGAATACATGAAATATTGTCATTTGTCATACCAGGATACAATTAAATGGAACTCACTTCCAACACATCTGTATATATTTTTAGGAACTCCTTTGAAGAACCAACTTGCATATACTtgttaagaaataaaaactGATTTTTAAGAACAAATTGTACATGAACTGCTTTTCAATACCTTAAATACCATTGTTTagcaattttaattaaattgaaacttttttttccttctgCGTATTTGAGATTTCattatctatttataaataCCCCATGAGGAACTTTCGTTTTTGATGTGCTATTGTTAGTTACATAATATGAGGTTTCTTCTCCTGCCTTCTATTGTGCTCAAATACACATATGTATTGGTCAATTTAGACAAAAATTGAAGGCTTTTGAGTAAACATTGGAGGAGGATTGAAACTCACTACAAATAAGTTATTAGAAAATAGGGAGAATCCGTTGAACTAGTGTGATCCAATCCAACATTACAAGCCATTTTCTAAGTGTCATAGTCATAGTATTGTTGAAGCCTTGAAGGTATAGTTAAACTCTTAGGACATATTGAATAGCACAGTAAAACATATATTGTGCATTATGAACCAAGTTCTTCACAATTTATTCTTTGAACATAAAAGGGAAAATTTTCCACTTatatttaatccaataaacttCTAGCAAGAAGCAGATCAAGGAATTATTTGGCTTTCGAATCAAGATCATATCGTTCAAAttaaatttctcaaattaaaaattcagCATTCTCAGTGGATAAACAAGATATCACAAGGAGGAAACAACATCCAATTCTATGAAGGCTACCTACTCATCATCAAGTTTTCATATGACCATAGCCATAGGTGAAAACCGAAAGGGAAATATATATGTCAAAGATTAAGGAAGTTTAACAGATGCAGCTTATATTACAACATTACATTCTTTCAGTAATAATGGgtcatttgttttaaaaattaatacaaaatttcACCACTACCATTCAATGGCACCTACAACTCATTACTATACAGGAATACATCTCTCTCAACTCTCACTTTGAAGATTGAAGAAATGCATCAAGCATAATTTCTTCTCTAATTTCTTCATGATTTTAAGAACCTTTGTTATGTATTCTGCTGAAGTGAACAAGGAACTCTGTATTACCCTCTGCGCCTTTGAGAGGAGACTCAATCGAACCTTTGCTGATAAAACCAAAACTCTCTACTCCTTTAGTAATCTTCTCAAGAACCTGAATTGCAGAAATCAATCATATTTAGTTTAGCAGAGTTATCTCGAATCACTTCGTAAGATAATCTAAGAGCCTCATTTAACAAGTTGATAACAAACAACACAGTTCAAATAGCACAAAAACACCCACCTCTTGATGGACAGCGGGATCTTTCACTATCCCTCCCTTTCCTACCTGCACAGACAACAGAATTCCAAATTTagaaatgatattttgtttCCTCTTTATTTCTAGAAGATAGGGGGAAAAAATATCAATGTTGTCAATTGCAGATCGCAAAAAGTAGCAGTTTGTTTAAATTCCACCACACAATGTTGTTATAGCGCAGCTACAACCGTTCTTTGATcatattttgtactaaatagcataTCACAAACCAATAGCAATTTGTTCTGCTATTGCCACAACCTATAGCGCCGCTATGTAACTggaaatgattattttattaaacaaaaataatcctGCTTGCAtagaatattatatttataatgcTTTTAAGTTCATTTGTTATCTTTACGTTGACCCTCAGTGACATAAACTGGTCCGATGTCAATGATATCATATAGACCAAGTAGAGAGTATGTGATTGTATATTATTGCTGGAAATATGAAAACAAAcagaaaaataacataataaaagttaatattCCTTACTTGAGATCTCTGAGCTTCAAATTGTGGTTTAACCAAGGTCACTAATGCAGCATCTTCCTTCATGACATTTACCACAGCAGGCATGACCTGTTAAAAGAATATAAGGTTATTTAGTGGATTTAAAGGGCTAATCATACATACAGGTATGACCATGTCATGTTATGCATGGATCAGCAAAAAAAGCTACACAGACAAACAGGAGCATAGGACTATTTTTAACCTGATTTGAGAGCATACCGTAAGAATAGAAATGAATGAGAGGTCTAGGGTCACCAAATCAACTTTTTGTGGGAGCTCTGTAAGATATCTTAAATTTGTCCGTTCTATAACAGATACACGTTCATCTCTTCGGATTTTGTCTGCTACCTAGATAAGTTAGCAATCATTAGCAATAGAGAATCACTGAGCAATTGCTGATATGCAGTAAAGCAATGCAATCAGGAAAATGCAATAAGAAAACGATAATAGAGTTTCAAATCTTCTAAAAAGATATGAAacaaattaacaaacatactCATTAAGACTCCAAAGTAAGATATATTATTAAGATGAGTTCACAAAAATAGCAAAAATGTTCTCAAATCAtttcaaaactcaaaaataaaaaaagcactcaaaactttcaaaatattcatCTTAAGAATTCAAAAGCCATAACTTACATATTAACATTAGTTGAAGGAAGAGCAAAGGGAAAAATCCCAAGAAAAAACCAAACATGACAATGAAACAAAAAGTAAAGCACTTAATAAATTTAAGCCTCTAAGGCATAACTGTATATGCTTAATCATTCAACACATAGCAAATTAACAATAAACAACAAGCAATCGTATTTGCCTCAAAACTAAGAAATAAAAGGAAAACTACATAACAAAGTTTGCATTTAAAGCAAAAAAAGGACAAACGAATAGCTAATGAGTTTGTAGCTTAATTGTGTCACCAATGAACAGTTAAAGACTTGTGTGAGATTATGATGATGGAGATTCAATCCTACCCTTAATCACCTTTGCACTTCCAAATTaacccaaaaaaataataagttacCTGTCCATAACCTACATCAACCCCATAAACATGTGATGCACCATACTGAAGTAAGCAGTCAGTAAATCCTCCAGTTGACAGCCCAGAATCCAGAGCCACTTTACCGGCAACATCAACACTGAGCTGTTCAATGGCACCTTCCAACTTATGTCCAGCTCTATAAAACCAAACAACAACATAATTTCATCAAAGTTGCTGTTGAGATATTATTTCAAGTAAATAGAGATTGATGTCTTCACCTACATACATATTTTGGAACTTCAGCTATTATCTCTACAACAGCTTTTTCAGGAACAGGAGTTCCGGCTTTGTTTATCACCTTCCCATTCACACATACTTTTCCTGTTTCAAAGCAACAATTCGACGCCAGAATAATGAGATGCCAGAAAAACAGacacaattgaaaaaaaaactattcatggcttttaaaaatgtttcagcaagtttaattacatatttaaatctAGCATATTTGAATAAACATGAAAAAAGCAACAATGAGAAACCAgaaacacaaacacaaacacaattgAAAAAACTATACACAGCTTTCTAAAATGTTTCAGAAAGTTCAGTTAAATATTACACACTAATCTAGCATTTACCAGTTTCTCAAAAACACAGAAATCTGATCATAATCTGACAATAATTAAGGGCATTTGTAGGatagtcaataaatatttaggtcttttACACAATTGAACTAAAATAGAAATGTTTACTGGTAGGTCAAGGGAATATTACCTGCATAATCATCATATAAAATGgacatttaaaaaagttaaccATGATTATGAAAAGAAGAAACGGAAACTACCATATACAAGAACCATTCATAATCTTCACATGAACTACAAAACAGTTTCAGTCCATATTCCATTTGAAATACAGAGTAATTGAACAATCTTCAATTCAATATTATGTACCAATCATATGGTTAATTGGTAACTTAATTCAGAATAAATGTCTGCAAAACTAGCAGACAAAATTATCCTCTCGAAACAATCCATTTCTATATATCTTTAAAACTACATAAAGGCTACAACATGAAATCATAGAAACAAAACAGATCTAGAAGTCCTTGCTTTAGAttggaaataaaaaaatgaaattatttaccTTGCAAAATCCATGACTGGATGATTGATCTACTATATTGCTGATATTTTTCAAGGCATACTTCATCCAACCGCTTTTTCCTAAAAGtagaatgaataaaaataaacgtAGCAGTTCAGTGCTATCACTAATTTTCTTTCAAACGGATAGTGGAGGATAACTAATTAGTATCATCAACATTCAATATCCTTACCAAAAGCCTTACTACCGTGGCATATTATTACCAGTACCACTACAACCAAGCCAATCAAAGAATTCAATAATTGTAGCAATACCACCAAGAACAACCACAAATTTTTAAGATTGCATTATAAAACAAGTGCAAGCTTAATAGCCAATACAAATCCAAAATAATTTGCTTCACCAAGTTGGTTAAGATACCATGACATACCATCATACATACTTTGTTAGAAACCAAGAAATTGAATTCAAAGGAAAGAACTATTTTATTGAAtgattagaaagaaaaaagagagaggAAGAGAGAGAACATGAGAGATCTCTCTCCTCCAAGGGTTTCCCTTCTACAACAGAGTCATCACCTATCCACTAAACGTTTACAATACTCAACAACGATCCTCCTCTATCCATGCGTTCCCCTATTTATAAACGACACTTTCTAACTAATCAACTAACTACCTTCCCTAACTAACTCCTCTTTATTCCATATCCTAACATTACATACATGGATTTTGTTTTCGTGAACAACACAAGAACAGAAAAACTACATGAGAATAAAGATACTTTAATCATGAGATGTGAAGAAAGGATATAGTAGTTATTTAGAGCATGGAAAACTTACTTCTTGAGTGGTATAAACTTTTCTGATTTAGCAGTAGCATAGCTCCTAAAGGAAGCTTTTACTGGAATTTGACCACTCACCCATCTCACTGAAGTCAATTTCCAtgaaaaaaacaacaacaaagttTCAATGCACCACACACAGTTCAATTGAGAGTACACAGTTTCATACAATAATAGTTAAAATTCTCCAACAACTTGCATAAACAAATGAACTTCAAagttccaaattgaaataaataataatcataatgaTAATGTAAACAAcccattaaaaaaaagtgttgatttactccataaaattaatatcacagaataataataataataaataatttggtgCTAATACATTCGGAAAAAACAGAATGGAATAGTGAGAGAGACAAAACACCTGAGGCTGGGAACTTATTCAAATTTCGTAACATAGAAATGAAAGTTAAGGTTGTCTCGTTCTGCAAACCTCGTATCTGCTTCTGCTTCACAAACTGTAACGCCATTTCTGAATTCTCAACAAACAGAATGACctgttttattttcttctattttttgttttctttcttgatAGAAAAATTATGGACAAGATGGATTTGGGCCTCTTATTCCTGGCCCTCTCCATGTCAACTACTTCAGCTTTGTTACTCACACCTCCTCATTTTAACTTTCCCACCCCCTCCCTTTAACTTTTACAAAACAATCCCATACAGATACAACTAGAGATTAAATGATATACGTCGCCGGagtattaccaaaatcacaatTTGGTTTCAGTAAATTATTAGGATTTAATTtacgataaattttttaagtgattaatatttaaaaatcattgaaaattttaacaaaGATCGATATTTATCTCTAGGAATAATAGCTCGTAACTTTCGTTTTCTTTATGAATAAAATTGTAGTAT contains:
- the LOC101498329 gene encoding LOW QUALITY PROTEIN: uncharacterized protein (The sequence of the model RefSeq protein was modified relative to this genomic sequence to represent the inferred CDS: deleted 1 base in 1 codon); protein product: MDFARKSMCEWEGDNKAGTPVPEKAVVEIIAEVPKYVCRAGHKLEGAIEQLSVDVAGKVALDSGLSTGGFTDCLLQYGASHVYGVDVGYGQVADKIRRDERVSVIERTNLRYLTELPQKVDLVTLDLSFISILTVMPAVVNVMKEDAALVTLVKPQFEAQRSQVGKGGIVKDPAVHQEVLEKITKGVESFGFISKGSIESPLKGAEGNTEFLVHFSRIHNKGS
- the LOC101498673 gene encoding ubiquitin-like-conjugating enzyme ATG10, whose protein sequence is MHAIKTEQWRREASFVTLGGMDFKEAVKDKDHWDGTLSLNDFSLSASTFSDKWKMFNPSFPPWLWTPWPKHRLSSSHKEGYLSLENVCLVKSHEKEKEECNISLTCKEVSNISHREEEPFDHATLVCPGYEVNHYDFHIVYSPSFRVPVLYFRSYHSDGQPLPFSEIEKDLPGHSAELLLESKWTFITQEEHPYLNRPWYKLHPCGTTDWMKLLCNNNTSLNKNFIEQYLVSWFSVVGQVVGLKTPLGMLDTVVSNES